Part of the Candidatus Chlorohelix allophototropha genome, GGTCAGCATCCCGCTGGTGATAGCCGCCGCCTATATGTACCTGCACCGTGACCATAGCGGGGTATTCCAGCTATTCCCGCAAAAAGCCTTAGCCGAAAACAACCATCGCTCGCTGGCAGAGCCTAAAGCGCCATGGCTGGCTGGCAGTTTTTGGTTTGCGCTCAAATCGTTGGCTTTGGGCGCACTCATCTGGGGAGTGGGCATTGCCTCCTATACGGTGCTAATTCTAGCGATTTTCAACAATATGAAAGATAGCATGTTGAGCCTGCTGCAAAGCGATTTTTACAAGGCAATAGGCTTCATGACTATGGGTACTAACGAAAATCTGCTGAACCTAATGCTCTTCCTGTTTCTGGTGGTGCTATTTGCCTCGTATGCAGTGACAATGGTGGCAAGTTGGGCGAACGATGAGACAGAAGGCAGGCTCGAACTGTTGCTGGCAACACCACAAGCGCGTTGGAGATTATTACTATCGCGCTTTACTGCGAGCCTAATTGCGATGGCGTTCGTGGTAGGCTTGAATTGGCTTGTTTTTGAAATAATGCTACAGGTTGGGAACGTCAAGCTGGTCAACAACTACTCAATGGAGGCTTTTGCAGGAGCGTTCGTATTGGGCGGAGTTATTCTAGCCTTCGGTTTCCTATTCTGCGCTTTCAAACCGGGCTGGACTATGGGCGTACTAACTGGATTGGTAATTATCAGCTTCCTGATTGAATTCCTGAAAGCAACTTTCAAGTTTCCAGATTGGGTAGTTGATACATCCCTATTCCACCATTACGGGCAGCCTATTATCAGTGGTCTGGATTGGACGGTACAATACATTTTGCTGGGGCTGTGTGCGCTATTTGTAGGAATAGCAATAACACGCTTCCACTACCGAGATATTGAATCCTAAAAGCGGCGAGAAATAACAAGTAAAGACAAGGGGGTTTAAACCTCTTGTCCAAAGCGAAAGTTCAGAATCAAAAAAGCCCCGTGCCTTGTTAGCGCAAGAGGCTTTTTTAGCTTTTTACTTCAAGAAAATGCGGTCGGGGTCAACTACATCACGCAAAATCCGCAATTCTTCCTGAGAAGGAATCGGAGTCTCTATCGCGTCTTGCGTATCCAGAGGGAAGCCCGTATCATCCGATACCTGCTGAGCAGTTAGACCGGGATGATAGCTCTCCAGATACATTTCGTGGCTCACCGGCTTGAACTTCATAACCGCTTTGGTTGTTACCACCACATGCGGTCCGCCTCTAGTCAAACCCGCTTCATGACGACTGTCGCCCCCTTCAAGCCAGCCCGGACTGGTGAGATAGTCAATCTTCGCAGGGAAGCGTCGTTTTTCGTGCAAAGCGATAATGGCGGTGCGCTGCGCGAGGCAAGCAATATCACCAGAACCGCCACTACCGGGGAAACGTACTTTGGGGTGACGATGGTCTGCGCCAATCGAGGTGCTGTTGATGTTGCCGTAGCGGTCAATCTGCGCACCGCTGAGGAAGCCCACATCCACGCGCCCGGCTTGCAACACGTAGGTAAACACTTCGCTCAAACCCGCCGCAGTAGCCGCACCGCGCATTACGCGAGGGTCACCTACCGACATGGGCAAGTGCGCAAGACGACTCGCCATCGTTCCGGCTTCAAAAATGATACAGCAATCGGGCGCGTGGGTGCGCTGCGCCAACATCGCGCCAAGCATCGGCAAGCCTGTCCCCGCAAAAACAACTTCACCGTTTTTAATCTGACGGGCAGCGGTGACCGCCATCAATTCGGTCAGAGTGTAGCTATATTCTGCCATTAGTCCAGTCTCCTCCGTTTCAGGTTGGGGCTGTAACCATAAACAGGATCAGCCTTCAAGCCACTGAGCCGTTCTTCCCCGCCAATAACCTGTAAATACTCGGCATGGTTTTTTACACCATACACATATTTATCGAGGTATTGCTGAAAGGTCGCGTCATCGTCCGAACCATCATGATAGATTTTTAGTTGGCGCGGGTCATAATCATAATAACGGAAGACGGCATACGGATGCGAACCGTAAGGAACATGGCAAACATGCTTTACGGCAAAATAAGGAAGCAGGTTGCGCTCTGGCTCCTCACGCAATTGATCCTCATCCACAATTTCTTCCGCCGTAACAATCACGGTATCGGCGCACAAAGCCTGTTGCACGTCTGCGAAGCTTTGCCCTTCGATGCGTACAACGCCATTCAGAGAAGCTTTTTGCACATGGATAACCGCAAACTCGGTGTGAATCGCCGGAACCAGCACCACTTTTTCACCCGTATTGAAGGGGGAGTTCATCACTTCCAGCTTTTTGGAAGCGGTGCGAGGGTCGGCAAGACGTTGTTCGGGCGTTAAAACTTCCTTTGTCAGCACATCGCTACCGAGCAAACTGCGGATGGGCATGAACGGAATACCCATTGCCCCGGCAGTGAAGCGCGAAACCATCGCAAAGTTGCTGTAATCTTCCCACTCTATCTGCCCCCGCTCAACCGCTAAACGCCAGCGTGAACCGATAGTGTTAAAAGCTTCATCGGCTTCATAAGCCAATTCCACCCGTTTTACGCAACCCGCGCCGATAAGAATGTCCCAATCGCCACCGGGAGAATGTCCAAAAAGATATAGATTGCGTCGCCTGAGCCGGATAAGCTCATGAATAAAAGCCATAGGATGGCGTTGCGTAGTGAAACCGCCAAAGGATATGGTTGCCCCATCAGGCACCATAGCAGCGGCTTCCGCCAACCCGATTAGTTTGTTCGACATCGAACTTCCTCCTGAAAATGTGAGGTGTATTGAAAAGCAGGTATTAAAGAATTTCTACAAACTCTAGCCTGTTACCCCACGGGTCGCGCACAAAAAAGCGACGCTGTCCCGCAAATTGCGAATCGCTGAT contains:
- a CDS encoding CoA transferase subunit A, encoding MSNKLIGLAEAAAMVPDGATISFGGFTTQRHPMAFIHELIRLRRRNLYLFGHSPGGDWDILIGAGCVKRVELAYEADEAFNTIGSRWRLAVERGQIEWEDYSNFAMVSRFTAGAMGIPFMPIRSLLGSDVLTKEVLTPEQRLADPRTASKKLEVMNSPFNTGEKVVLVPAIHTEFAVIHVQKASLNGVVRIEGQSFADVQQALCADTVIVTAEEIVDEDQLREEPERNLLPYFAVKHVCHVPYGSHPYAVFRYYDYDPRQLKIYHDGSDDDATFQQYLDKYVYGVKNHAEYLQVIGGEERLSGLKADPVYGYSPNLKRRRLD
- a CDS encoding ABC transporter permease subunit — encoded protein: MMLHNIFFKTLRDTRYHILIWGGGFGLLMFFYSQAYTALFAGPERDKLIKDYVTAFESMSFIAGKAYDVDTLGGFITAEFMIFSPLLFSIVAFLIGSNLIRGEEEKGSLDILLSTPHSRLSVFLQKSAGLTAMLLLIGGLAAVGLVAGAATFNLELSTSGAFLQMLNAIAVSLIFGNIALLFSQLGSRKWAIGWSGGLLAATYLLNSLSEVVDMLKWMRPLSPFHYYNLSKPLCRSVGMDWMGLIILLVVSIPLVIAAAYMYLHRDHSGVFQLFPQKALAENNHRSLAEPKAPWLAGSFWFALKSLALGALIWGVGIASYTVLILAIFNNMKDSMLSLLQSDFYKAIGFMTMGTNENLLNLMLFLFLVVLFASYAVTMVASWANDETEGRLELLLATPQARWRLLLSRFTASLIAMAFVVGLNWLVFEIMLQVGNVKLVNNYSMEAFAGAFVLGGVILAFGFLFCAFKPGWTMGVLTGLVIISFLIEFLKATFKFPDWVVDTSLFHHYGQPIISGLDWTVQYILLGLCALFVGIAITRFHYRDIES
- a CDS encoding CoA-transferase subunit beta, giving the protein MAEYSYTLTELMAVTAARQIKNGEVVFAGTGLPMLGAMLAQRTHAPDCCIIFEAGTMASRLAHLPMSVGDPRVMRGAATAAGLSEVFTYVLQAGRVDVGFLSGAQIDRYGNINSTSIGADHRHPKVRFPGSGGSGDIACLAQRTAIIALHEKRRFPAKIDYLTSPGWLEGGDSRHEAGLTRGGPHVVVTTKAVMKFKPVSHEMYLESYHPGLTAQQVSDDTGFPLDTQDAIETPIPSQEELRILRDVVDPDRIFLK